The sequence CCCGCACTTCCAGGCCGATGAGGTCGTGCCAGTAGTATTCACCTGCCGGCAACGGCGGCAGCTGGCTGCGGGTCACGAAAACCCCGGCCCCGCGCAGGGCTTCGGCCTGTTCGCGGCTCTCGACACCCTCGAGGCGGGCCACCACCGTCTTTCCCTGGCACCGCCCCTCCAGCAGCCTGACCTGGCGGGTTTCACCGCGGTGGCGCAGGCGCCAGGGGGAATAGGACAAAATGTTTTCGCGCGGCTGGGTGTGGGAATAGACCTTCACCCACCCGCGCACACCGAATACACCGGAGATCTCTCCGAGGAGGATCTCCCGATCCGCTGCCGCCCTCAAGCCTCCTGCTGGGCGCTTTGCATCTTGCGCCATTCCTTGAGCAGGCTCTTGACCCGGTCGGTCAGCTGCGCGCCCTGGTTCTGCCAGTACGCCAGCCGTTCCATATCCAGCCGCAGGCGGTCGTCTCCGCCCTCGGCCAGTGGGTTGAAATAGCCGAGCCGCTCGATGTTGCGGCCGTCGCGCTTGGCCCGCTTGTCAGCCACCACCACGTGGTAGAAGGGCCGTTTCTTCGCGCCGCCGCGCGCCAGACGAATCGTCACCATAAATCGCTGTCTCTCCCGTTAGTTCCGAAGGTTGAATCAAACTGTCAAGTCCCAGGTCAATCGGCGTATTTTAACGATTTTCCCGGATAAGTTAAGCCTTTTCTGAGACTTACTCCTCCAGAGGCTCGAAATCGTCCTTGGTCACGCCGCATTCCGGGCAGACCCAGTCGTCGGGAATGTCCTCGAAACGGGTTCCCGGCGGCAGGCCGCTGTCGGGGTCGCCTTCGGATTCGTCATAGATGTAGCCGCAGACCACACAGACGTATTTCTTGTATTCCACTTGCAGGGTCACCTCGCTATTCATAACCACTTCACTCGCTCGTTGTGAACAAACATTCTTCGACCCGGTTCAGCCGGCCGGGTTCTCCAGCACATAATCCAGCCACAGGTCGGTGAGCTTCTCCTGCACCGTGTTCTGGCGCAGGCGGGCGTGGAGGTGGTCGAAGTCCACCCGATCCAGCTCCTGATCCTGGTTGTAGCAGGAATAGACGAAGTATTCCCTGCCGGTTTCCGGGTCCACGTGGCGGCACAGGCACTGGCCGCAGACGCCCTTGAGCATGCACTGCATCGGCGAGTTGATGGAGCCGATGGCGCTGTGCTGCCGCTTCAGGTACGGGGCCAGGACCCCGTAGCGGGCCTCCTTGACCGCCTTCATCATGCGGTCGGAACCGATGACGATCAGATGATCCACGTCGTCGAAGTGGATCGGCGTCGGTCCCAGATCGCCCTTGGCGTAAGCCAGCATGGCCTCGACGATGTTGCCCTTGAAGGTTTTGTCCTGGGGCCGGGTGGGCCGGATCGGCTCGTTGCCGGGAAGGTCGTCCACCGCCCAGACGATGACGTCGGAGGCCTCCTCGATCTCCCGCACCTTGAACACGTCAGAAGACCTGCGGTAACCGGCGAAGTACAGCACTTGGTTGCCCGCCGCCTTCAGGGCCTTGCCGATGGAGAACAGCACCGCGTTGCCCAGGCCACCGCCCACCAGCAGCACCGTGCGCCCGGAGGGGATCTCGGTGGGGGCGCCGGTCACCCCCATCACCACCAGGGAATCGCCCGGCTGCCACAGACCGCAGAGCTTGGAGGAGCTGCCCATCTCCAGCACGATCAGGGACACGATGCCCCGTTCCTTGTCCACCCAGGCGCCGGTCAGGGCCAGGCCCTCGGACGCCAGACGGGTGCCGTGGCGCAGCGGCGCCTGGGACTCGAAGTTCTGGATGCGGTAGAACTGCCCCGGAGCGAAATGCTTGGCCGCCATCGGCGCCTTGACCACGATCTCGACGATGTTGGGGGTCAGGCGGATGACCTCGACGATGTGGGCCAGGAGGAGATCGTCCAGCTTGGCGCGGAACCCGGCCCAGGCCCGGT comes from Methylomarinovum caldicuralii and encodes:
- the rimM gene encoding ribosome maturation factor RimM (Essential for efficient processing of 16S rRNA) gives rise to the protein MAQDAKRPAGGLRAAADREILLGEISGVFGVRGWVKVYSHTQPRENILSYSPWRLRHRGETRQVRLLEGRCQGKTVVARLEGVESREQAEALRGAGVFVTRSQLPPLPAGEYYWHDLIGLEVRDVEGRVLGRVIRLMETGANDVLVLEGPEGREILVPWIRDRVIRRVDLEAGVIEVDWDPDY
- the rpsP gene encoding 30S ribosomal protein S16, which gives rise to MVTIRLARGGAKKRPFYHVVVADKRAKRDGRNIERLGYFNPLAEGGDDRLRLDMERLAYWQNQGAQLTDRVKSLLKEWRKMQSAQQEA
- the rd gene encoding rubredoxin codes for the protein MNSEVTLQVEYKKYVCVVCGYIYDESEGDPDSGLPPGTRFEDIPDDWVCPECGVTKDDFEPLEE